One window of the Anaeromyxobacter dehalogenans 2CP-C genome contains the following:
- a CDS encoding Spy/CpxP family protein refolding chaperone: MKRIIGAIAALGLLAVGVVALTGFHGGCGWRGHGHDPARMSAFVTDRVDDLLDDVDATPEQRTRVHAVKDRMLAAATELRAGQDEAHQALLAEWMAAAPDRARLHALVDARADAFRKLAHEAVDAGVEVHDALTPAQREKLTRKIERLHR; the protein is encoded by the coding sequence ATGAAGCGGATCATCGGCGCCATCGCGGCGCTCGGGCTGCTGGCGGTGGGGGTCGTGGCGCTCACCGGGTTCCACGGTGGGTGCGGCTGGCGCGGGCACGGGCACGATCCCGCCCGGATGTCGGCGTTCGTGACCGACCGGGTGGACGACCTGCTCGACGACGTGGACGCGACCCCGGAGCAGCGCACCCGCGTCCACGCGGTGAAGGACCGCATGCTCGCCGCGGCCACCGAGCTGCGCGCCGGGCAGGACGAGGCCCACCAGGCGCTGCTCGCCGAGTGGATGGCGGCGGCGCCGGACCGCGCCCGGCTGCACGCGCTGGTGGACGCGCGCGCCGACGCGTTCCGCAAGCTCGCGCACGAGGCGGTGGACGCGGGCGTCGAGGTCCACGACGCGCTCACGCCGGCGCAGCGCGAGAAGCTCACCCGCAAGATCGAGCGGCTGCATCGCTAG
- a CDS encoding response regulator transcription factor: MTAATPLLALLVEDDLRLAAFTREYLEGHGVAVVHVTDGRRGLDEALAGRFDVVLLDLMLPGKDGLEVCRELRSRSDVPVIVLTARGEEADRVMGLELGADDYLAKPFSPRELLARIRAVVRRATGRAGPPREAVRVGGLVVDPAARRVTLDGREVTLTGYEFALLHALARRAGRVLAREQLIELAGGSAEEAFDRSVDVHVSRLRQKLGDDPRRPRLIKTVRGAGYLLAGEPG; the protein is encoded by the coding sequence GTGACCGCCGCGACCCCGCTCCTCGCGCTGCTCGTCGAGGACGACCTCCGCCTCGCCGCGTTCACCCGCGAGTACCTGGAGGGCCACGGCGTGGCGGTGGTCCACGTCACCGACGGGCGCCGCGGGCTCGACGAGGCGCTCGCGGGGCGCTTCGACGTGGTGCTGCTCGACCTCATGCTGCCGGGGAAGGACGGCCTGGAGGTCTGCCGCGAGCTCCGGTCGCGCTCCGACGTCCCGGTCATCGTCCTCACCGCGCGCGGCGAGGAGGCGGACCGCGTGATGGGGCTCGAGCTCGGCGCGGACGACTACCTGGCGAAGCCGTTCTCGCCCCGCGAGCTGCTCGCGCGCATCCGCGCCGTGGTGCGGCGAGCGACCGGGCGCGCCGGGCCGCCCCGCGAGGCGGTGCGGGTCGGCGGCCTGGTGGTGGATCCGGCGGCGCGCCGGGTGACGCTGGACGGGCGCGAGGTGACGCTCACCGGGTACGAGTTCGCGCTGCTCCACGCGCTGGCGCGCCGCGCGGGCCGCGTGCTCGCCCGGGAGCAGCTCATCGAGCTGGCGGGCGGGAGCGCCGAGGAGGCGTTCGACCGCTCGGTGGACGTGCACGTCTCCCGGCTGCGGCAGAAGCTCGGCGACGATCCCCGGCGGCCCCGGCTCATCAAGACGGTCCGCGGCGCCGGGTACCTGCTCGCCGGGGAGCCGGGATGA
- a CDS encoding HAMP domain-containing sensor histidine kinase — translation MSRRAHGPLFWRVYLHGVLLLLVVAVAVAGVGFALRRGSGWWSQRGAGRYAAERVGELAGDPPRLAAELERAREAFGVEASVYGPGGGLVATSVRDPAAAARADGRRRGWTVPLRGGGTLVVHSPPHDPARGLLFIGAVLAALAVASYPLTRAIVAPVERLTAAARALGAGDLAARANVRAHGELGELGRSFDEMAARLEALVRGERELLANVSHELRTPLARIRVALELAAEGDAARARRYLGEIGQDLAELDALIEDVLDAARLEARGAAALRNEGHPVDLAAVAEEAAERFRGAHEGRALELDAGSGLPLLRGDAVLLRRLLDNLLDNAAKYSEPPAPVRLSVRAEPDAAVVEVTDRGIGIPAEDLPRLFTPFFRTDRSRERGTGGTGLGLVLARRIAEAHGGSISVESAPGQGSTFRVRLPAPRE, via the coding sequence ATGAGCCGGCGCGCGCACGGGCCGCTCTTCTGGCGCGTCTACCTGCACGGCGTGCTCCTGCTCCTGGTGGTGGCGGTCGCGGTCGCCGGGGTGGGCTTCGCGCTGCGGCGCGGGAGCGGGTGGTGGTCGCAGCGCGGCGCCGGGCGGTACGCCGCGGAGCGCGTGGGCGAGCTCGCCGGGGATCCACCCCGCCTCGCCGCCGAGCTCGAGCGCGCGCGCGAGGCGTTCGGCGTGGAGGCGTCGGTGTACGGGCCCGGCGGCGGGCTCGTCGCCACGAGCGTGCGCGATCCGGCCGCCGCGGCGCGCGCCGACGGGCGGCGGCGCGGGTGGACGGTGCCGCTCCGCGGCGGCGGGACGCTGGTGGTCCACTCGCCGCCGCACGATCCCGCGCGCGGGCTGCTGTTCATCGGGGCGGTCCTGGCGGCGCTCGCGGTCGCCTCCTACCCGCTCACCCGCGCCATCGTCGCCCCGGTGGAGCGGCTCACCGCGGCGGCCCGCGCGCTCGGCGCCGGCGACCTCGCCGCGCGGGCCAACGTGCGCGCGCACGGCGAGCTGGGGGAGCTGGGCCGCTCGTTCGACGAGATGGCCGCGCGCCTGGAGGCGCTGGTGCGCGGCGAGCGCGAGCTGCTCGCGAACGTCTCCCACGAGCTGCGCACCCCGCTCGCACGCATCCGGGTCGCGCTGGAGCTGGCGGCCGAGGGCGACGCCGCGCGCGCCCGCCGCTACCTCGGCGAGATCGGTCAGGACCTCGCCGAGCTCGACGCCTTGATCGAGGACGTGCTCGACGCCGCGCGCCTGGAGGCCCGCGGGGCGGCGGCGCTCCGCAACGAGGGGCATCCGGTGGACCTCGCCGCGGTCGCCGAGGAGGCGGCGGAGCGGTTCCGCGGCGCTCACGAGGGGCGCGCGCTCGAGCTGGACGCGGGCTCCGGCCTCCCGCTGCTCCGCGGCGACGCGGTGCTGCTGCGGCGCCTGCTCGACAACCTGCTCGACAACGCCGCGAAGTACTCGGAGCCTCCGGCGCCCGTCCGCCTCTCGGTGCGGGCCGAGCCGGACGCCGCAGTGGTGGAGGTGACCGACCGCGGGATCGGGATCCCCGCGGAGGACCTGCCGCGCCTGTTCACCCCGTTCTTCCGGACCGACCGCAGCCGCGAGCGCGGCACCGGCGGAACCGGCCTCGGCCTCGTGCTGGCGCGCCGCATCGCGGAGGCGCACGGCGGGTCGATCTCGGTCGAGAGCGCGCCGGGGCAAGGGTCCACGTTCCGGGTGCGGCTCCCGGCCCCGAGGGAATAG
- a CDS encoding MarR family winged helix-turn-helix transcriptional regulator: protein MDPVPCYAANVRRAALALTSLYDAALAPHGLKVTQYSLLHAVKRHGRPNLTALAGATGLDRSTLGRNLRVLEAMGLVALAPGEDQRDRVAALTEAGRARLRAAAPAWTAAQHAVERVLGANAEQLTDLARRLAALPGGSEAA from the coding sequence ATGGATCCGGTCCCCTGCTACGCCGCGAACGTCCGGCGCGCCGCGCTCGCGCTGACCTCGCTCTACGACGCGGCGCTCGCGCCGCACGGCCTCAAGGTCACGCAGTACTCGCTCCTCCACGCGGTGAAGCGACACGGGCGGCCGAACCTCACCGCGCTCGCCGGCGCGACCGGGCTCGACCGGAGCACGCTCGGGCGCAACCTCCGGGTGCTGGAGGCCATGGGGCTCGTGGCGCTCGCGCCCGGCGAGGACCAGCGGGACCGCGTCGCCGCGCTCACCGAGGCGGGCCGGGCGCGGCTGCGGGCGGCGGCGCCTGCGTGGACCGCGGCGCAGCATGCCGTGGAGCGCGTGCTCGGCGCGAACGCCGAGCAGCTCACCGACCTCGCCCGCCGCCTCGCCGCGCTGCCGGGCGGCTCGGAGGCCGCGTGA
- a CDS encoding MFS transporter, whose protein sequence is MRRAGAQRWRGPAVVLAAGALTLTVSLGIRHAFGLFLEPMSRDNGWTREVFAFAIALQNLVWGAAQPFAGRLADRHGAGRAVLGGSVLYVAGLLLMATAHGASTLALSAGVLVGLGLSGTSYPIVFGAISRCTAPERRSLATGIAMAVGSLGQFAMLPGALAAIDAVGWAGALVALAGLGAGMAPLSAGLRERPAAAGVAGAPGAGAREALAAALRHRGFWLLSFGFLVCGFHVVFIATHLPAFLADRGLGPRAGAAVLALVGLFNIGGSYCAGLLGGRTSKPGLLVGLYLLRAAVIAAFVLAPVTEGSAYAFGAAMGFLWLSTVPLTNGTIATLFGTRHLAMLGGVVFFFHQVGAFLGGWLGGRIYVATGSYDLVWWISIALALLAALVNVPVREAPAARPAAAPEAAA, encoded by the coding sequence GTGAGGCGCGCGGGCGCGCAGCGCTGGCGCGGGCCGGCGGTGGTGCTCGCCGCGGGCGCGCTCACGTTGACGGTGTCGCTCGGGATCCGCCACGCGTTCGGCCTGTTCCTCGAGCCCATGAGCCGGGACAACGGCTGGACGCGCGAGGTGTTCGCGTTCGCGATCGCGCTGCAGAACCTGGTGTGGGGCGCCGCCCAGCCGTTCGCCGGGCGGCTCGCGGACCGCCACGGCGCGGGGCGCGCGGTGCTCGGCGGGAGCGTGCTGTACGTCGCCGGCCTGCTGCTCATGGCGACCGCGCACGGCGCGTCCACGCTGGCGCTCTCGGCGGGCGTGCTGGTGGGCCTCGGCCTGTCGGGCACGTCCTACCCGATCGTCTTCGGCGCCATCTCCCGGTGCACCGCGCCGGAGCGGCGCAGCCTCGCCACCGGGATCGCCATGGCGGTGGGCTCGCTCGGGCAGTTCGCGATGCTGCCCGGCGCGCTCGCGGCCATCGACGCCGTCGGCTGGGCGGGGGCGCTGGTGGCGCTCGCCGGCCTCGGCGCCGGCATGGCCCCGCTCTCGGCGGGGCTCCGCGAGCGCCCGGCGGCCGCCGGCGTCGCGGGCGCGCCCGGCGCGGGGGCGCGCGAGGCGCTCGCGGCTGCGCTGCGCCACCGCGGCTTCTGGCTGCTCTCCTTCGGCTTCCTCGTGTGCGGGTTCCACGTGGTCTTCATCGCCACCCACCTGCCCGCGTTCCTCGCGGACCGCGGGCTCGGGCCGCGCGCGGGCGCCGCCGTCCTCGCGCTGGTGGGGCTGTTCAACATCGGCGGGTCGTACTGCGCCGGGCTGCTCGGCGGGCGCACGAGCAAGCCGGGCCTGCTGGTGGGGCTCTACCTGCTCCGCGCGGCGGTGATCGCCGCGTTCGTCCTCGCGCCGGTGACCGAGGGCTCGGCGTACGCGTTCGGCGCGGCCATGGGCTTCCTGTGGCTCTCGACCGTGCCGCTCACGAACGGCACCATCGCGACGCTCTTCGGCACCCGGCACCTGGCCATGCTGGGCGGGGTGGTCTTCTTCTTCCACCAGGTCGGCGCGTTCCTGGGCGGCTGGCTGGGCGGGCGGATCTACGTCGCGACCGGCAGCTACGACCTGGTGTGGTGGATCTCCATCGCGCTCGCGCTCCTGGCCGCGCTCGTGAACGTGCCGGTCCGCGAGGCGCCGGCGGCGCGCCCGGCGGCCGCGCCGGAGGCGGCCGCGTGA
- a CDS encoding amidase — protein MAGEQPTPTPAPADPFAALDATAQAALVREGRATPLELVDAALARLERLARLNVAAAVDPERARRAAREVRRDAPFAGVPFLVKDMLPYPGLPFGAGSRLLAGRPSPPAPGLARAFDEAGLIVIGKSTTSEFGVLGTTETLACGATLNPWDPSRSPAGSSGGAAAAVAAGIVPVAHASDGGGSIRIPASVCGLFGLKPSRGRQRDAGIPMDAPLAAIVVDHCVSRSVRDAAALLGLTQRRDDAAPLPPLGPEALAPAARPRRLRIGVYERTAFGRLPAPEIRAGLEAARRLCERLGHETLEIAGPHFDAAGMREAIFHLFGAALLPVVEQVRAAAGEDALDLVLEPFTLELVGRAEAAGPEAIAAGRATLEAAGRDGLEVFAGLDAVLSPTTAVLPFPLGTLSPRHPADRNLAFTEDLAGYTAIHSLSGAPAMSVPLHWTAGGLPVGMQLAARPGDEELLLQLAYALEEAAPWKDRWPPVSAVAAGEAAWRSA, from the coding sequence TTGGCCGGCGAGCAGCCCACCCCGACCCCCGCCCCCGCCGATCCCTTCGCCGCGCTCGACGCCACCGCCCAGGCCGCGCTGGTGCGCGAGGGCCGCGCCACGCCGCTCGAGCTGGTGGACGCCGCCCTCGCCCGCCTCGAGCGCCTCGCCCGCCTCAACGTCGCCGCCGCGGTGGACCCGGAGCGCGCCCGGCGGGCCGCCCGCGAGGTCCGGCGCGACGCGCCGTTCGCCGGCGTGCCGTTCCTCGTGAAGGACATGCTCCCGTACCCGGGGCTGCCGTTCGGCGCCGGCTCGCGGCTCCTGGCCGGCCGGCCCTCGCCGCCCGCGCCCGGCCTCGCGCGCGCGTTCGACGAGGCGGGCCTGATCGTGATCGGCAAGAGCACCACCTCCGAGTTCGGCGTGCTCGGCACCACCGAGACGCTGGCGTGCGGCGCCACGCTGAACCCGTGGGATCCGTCGCGCTCGCCGGCGGGCTCGTCCGGCGGCGCTGCGGCGGCGGTGGCCGCGGGGATCGTCCCGGTGGCGCACGCCTCCGACGGCGGCGGCTCGATCCGCATCCCGGCCTCGGTGTGCGGCCTGTTCGGCCTGAAGCCGAGCCGCGGCCGGCAGCGCGACGCCGGGATCCCCATGGACGCGCCGCTGGCGGCGATCGTGGTGGACCACTGCGTCAGCCGCTCGGTCCGCGACGCCGCCGCGCTGCTCGGCCTGACGCAGCGGCGCGATGACGCCGCGCCCCTCCCTCCGCTCGGTCCCGAGGCGCTCGCGCCCGCCGCGCGCCCGCGACGGCTCCGCATCGGCGTGTACGAGCGGACCGCCTTCGGGCGGCTGCCGGCCCCCGAGATCCGCGCCGGGCTGGAGGCGGCCCGCCGGCTCTGCGAGCGGCTCGGCCACGAGACCCTCGAGATCGCGGGTCCGCACTTCGACGCGGCCGGGATGCGCGAGGCCATCTTCCACCTGTTCGGCGCCGCGCTGCTCCCGGTGGTGGAGCAGGTCCGGGCCGCCGCCGGGGAGGACGCGCTCGATCTCGTGCTCGAGCCGTTCACGCTCGAGCTGGTGGGCCGGGCCGAGGCCGCGGGCCCCGAGGCGATCGCGGCCGGGCGCGCCACGCTCGAGGCCGCCGGCCGCGACGGACTCGAGGTCTTCGCCGGGCTCGACGCCGTGCTCAGCCCGACGACCGCCGTGCTCCCCTTTCCGCTCGGCACGCTGTCGCCGCGGCACCCCGCCGACCGGAACCTCGCGTTCACGGAGGACCTCGCCGGCTACACCGCCATCCACTCGCTGAGCGGCGCGCCCGCCATGTCGGTGCCGCTGCACTGGACGGCCGGCGGCCTGCCGGTGGGGATGCAGCTCGCGGCCCGCCCCGGGGACGAGGAGCTGCTGCTGCAGCTCGCGTACGCGCTGGAGGAGGCGGCGCCCTGGAAGGATCGCTGGCCGCCGGTCTCGGCCGTGGCCGCCGGGGAGGCCGCGTGGCGCAGCGCCTGA
- a CDS encoding TetR/AcrR family transcriptional regulator, with product MAQRLKEDVRARLVDAARSEFVRKGWRGARLVDIAAAAGASIGNVYRYFPDKEALLRAAVPPELAGELVRLLRARVRALGAMGDWRLGDATGSERAAALLAFWIAHRREVVVLLGRAEGSPLAHVRPLVAAELTRAAARYLRDHSERPVPRETRFVLERIFEGTLGMIVDVLAAHETPEEISAAFGAFWRFQLAGLQALLAPARRRAAPRVARAP from the coding sequence GTGGCGCAGCGCCTGAAGGAGGACGTGCGCGCCCGCCTCGTGGACGCGGCGCGCTCCGAGTTCGTCCGGAAGGGCTGGCGCGGGGCGCGCCTGGTGGACATCGCCGCCGCGGCGGGCGCGTCCATCGGGAACGTGTACCGCTACTTCCCGGACAAGGAGGCGCTGCTCCGGGCCGCGGTGCCGCCGGAGCTGGCGGGGGAGCTGGTGCGGCTGCTCCGCGCGCGGGTGCGCGCGCTCGGCGCGATGGGCGACTGGCGCCTCGGCGACGCGACCGGCTCGGAGCGCGCGGCCGCGCTGCTCGCGTTCTGGATCGCCCATCGCCGCGAGGTGGTGGTGCTGCTGGGGCGGGCCGAGGGCTCGCCGCTCGCCCACGTCCGCCCGCTGGTCGCCGCCGAGCTGACGCGCGCCGCGGCGCGCTACCTGCGCGACCACTCGGAGCGGCCGGTGCCGCGCGAGACCCGCTTCGTGCTGGAGCGGATCTTCGAGGGCACGCTGGGGATGATCGTGGACGTGCTGGCCGCGCACGAGACGCCGGAGGAGATCTCCGCGGCGTTCGGCGCGTTCTGGCGGTTCCAGCTCGCCGGGCTGCAGGCGCTGCTCGCGCCGGCGCGCCGCCGGGCGGCGCCGCGGGTCGCGCGCGCCCCCTAG
- the pgaD gene encoding poly-beta-1,6-N-acetyl-D-glucosamine biosynthesis protein PgaD yields the protein MSGSLIINARHRLAWYQRLLSDASTAVMWGAWLWLWVPVVRAIAELGMRSSPVLVKLVASGTAGDLPSSVVALVGTSGTLLVWKGLPARKALADGEALSLRDYARHFALPESSLQAGRRAAVCVVHHDDDGRIVRLECREPVATPAPAERRAPAVVEALEPAACGAALACEPVGRGQAVAA from the coding sequence ATGAGCGGATCACTCATCATCAACGCGCGTCACCGGCTGGCCTGGTACCAGCGGCTGCTCTCCGATGCCTCCACCGCCGTGATGTGGGGCGCCTGGCTGTGGCTGTGGGTGCCTGTCGTCCGCGCCATCGCCGAGCTCGGGATGCGCTCCTCGCCCGTGCTGGTGAAGCTCGTGGCGAGCGGGACGGCCGGGGATCTCCCCAGCTCCGTGGTGGCGCTGGTCGGGACCTCCGGCACGCTGCTGGTGTGGAAGGGCCTCCCGGCGCGCAAGGCGCTCGCGGACGGCGAGGCGCTCTCGCTCCGCGACTACGCCCGCCACTTCGCGCTGCCCGAGTCCTCGCTCCAGGCCGGCCGCCGCGCCGCCGTGTGCGTCGTGCACCACGACGACGACGGACGGATCGTCCGCCTGGAGTGCCGCGAGCCGGTGGCGACCCCCGCCCCGGCGGAGCGCCGCGCGCCCGCCGTGGTGGAGGCGCTCGAGCCCGCCGCCTGCGGCGCGGCCCTCGCGTGCGAGCCGGTGGGCCGCGGCCAGGCCGTCGCTGCCTAG
- the pgaC gene encoding poly-beta-1,6-N-acetyl-D-glucosamine synthase, with the protein MTATLDSAWHGLLAFVFYYPLFMSFLWMTGAALFYWRFERAERALDLPPPLPHWPPVTVLIPSYNEGENAEETVSHALALDYPDFEVVAINDGSSDDTGAVLERVAARDPRLRVVHLAENQGKAMGLQAGALLARHEILVCIDGDALLDPNAAHWLVRHFVESPDVAAVTGNPRIRNRSTLLGRVQVGEFSSIVGIIKRAQRVFGRIFTVSGVITAFRKSAVHQVGYWSADMLTEDIDITWKLQRAGWDVRFEPRALTWILMPETLRGLWKQRLRWAMGGAQVLLKNIDAALEPAQRSLWPLLVEMVVSVAWSYAMVLVTALWLIGLVLPGGVLPAVGSPLGLQQSGVILGATCLAQFAFSTWLDSRYDRGLFRNLFWMIWYPFVFWVINCAATVVAYPKVLARRRGSRARWVSPDRGFRP; encoded by the coding sequence GTGACCGCCACACTCGACAGCGCGTGGCACGGCCTGCTGGCCTTCGTGTTCTATTACCCGCTGTTCATGTCGTTCCTCTGGATGACCGGCGCGGCGCTGTTCTACTGGCGCTTCGAGCGGGCGGAGCGCGCCCTCGACCTGCCCCCGCCGCTGCCGCACTGGCCGCCGGTGACGGTCCTCATCCCCTCGTACAACGAGGGGGAGAACGCCGAGGAGACGGTGAGCCACGCGCTCGCGCTCGACTACCCGGACTTCGAGGTGGTCGCGATCAACGACGGCAGCTCCGACGACACCGGCGCGGTGCTGGAGCGGGTGGCGGCGCGCGACCCGCGCCTGCGGGTGGTGCACCTGGCGGAGAACCAGGGCAAGGCGATGGGGCTGCAGGCGGGCGCGCTGCTCGCGCGGCACGAGATCCTCGTCTGCATCGACGGCGACGCCCTGCTCGACCCGAACGCCGCGCACTGGCTGGTCCGGCACTTCGTCGAGTCCCCGGACGTCGCGGCGGTGACCGGCAACCCGCGCATCCGCAACCGCTCCACGCTGCTCGGCCGCGTCCAGGTGGGCGAGTTCTCGTCGATCGTCGGCATCATCAAGCGCGCGCAGCGGGTGTTCGGCCGGATCTTCACGGTGAGCGGCGTGATCACCGCGTTCCGCAAGTCGGCGGTGCACCAGGTCGGCTACTGGAGCGCCGACATGCTCACCGAGGACATCGACATCACCTGGAAGCTGCAGCGCGCCGGGTGGGACGTCCGCTTCGAGCCGCGGGCGCTCACCTGGATCCTGATGCCCGAGACGCTGCGGGGCCTGTGGAAGCAGCGGCTGCGGTGGGCGATGGGCGGCGCGCAGGTGCTGCTCAAGAACATCGACGCGGCGCTCGAGCCCGCGCAGCGGTCGCTGTGGCCGCTGCTCGTCGAGATGGTGGTCAGCGTGGCCTGGTCGTACGCCATGGTGCTGGTCACGGCGCTCTGGCTGATCGGCCTGGTGCTGCCGGGGGGCGTCCTCCCTGCGGTCGGGTCGCCGCTGGGGCTGCAGCAGAGCGGCGTCATCCTGGGCGCGACCTGCCTGGCCCAGTTCGCGTTCAGCACCTGGCTCGACAGCCGGTACGACCGCGGGCTGTTCCGGAACCTCTTCTGGATGATCTGGTATCCCTTCGTATTCTGGGTGATAAATTGCGCGGCCACCGTGGTGGCCTACCCGAAGGTCCTGGCGCGGCGCCGCGGCTCGCGGGCGCGCTGGGTCAGCCCGGACCGAGGGTTCCGCCCTTGA
- the pgaB gene encoding poly-beta-1,6-N-acetyl-D-glucosamine N-deacetylase PgaB: MTLRPVSLPAAALLLVLAALPASPARAATEEELTILSYHEVAERAEALVPQYAVSPTSFLRQMDWLRNHGYRFVSVDDLLAAREGRRPLPPKAVLVTFDDAYQSVYRNAWPILKMFRIPAVINVVAGWLEEKGTVDFDGKKLPRERLLSWSELRELAASGLVEVGSHSFDLHKGIPGNPQGNLEPAGTTRRYEPGARRYEDEATYRRRIQADLERSVALIRRNTGRAPRVVAWPYGRYNATTRETAERLGMRVGLTLDDGANTRDTPLWGLRRILVEGGMALWDVEREIAIRNADLSDNDRPQKIMHVDLDYVYDPDPAQQERNLGHLLDRIAAMGVNAVYLQAFSDPDGNGSADAVYFPSRRMPMRADLFNRVAWQIRTRTPVKRLYAWMPLLAWELPKADPAAQDQVVTLAGDRTDRVNMGYHRLSPFSARAREAIRELYQDLARSAAFDGLLFHDDATLSDFEDASPAALAQYRAWGLPGSVEEIRRSDDLLGRWTILKINAIDDLAMETAAVVRAQQPALVVARNLYARVALNPKAEVWYSQALDNSIARYDFTAIMAMPYMEKAADHAAFFHELVRAVEYRDAMKKVVFELQAVDWRDGNKPIPSHELADTIRSLYAMGVMHVGYYPDALFAGQPDPRVLKPVLDSKPNAPAVR; the protein is encoded by the coding sequence ATGACCCTGCGACCCGTGTCACTCCCCGCCGCGGCGCTGCTGCTCGTCCTCGCGGCGCTGCCCGCCTCGCCGGCCCGGGCCGCGACCGAGGAGGAGCTCACCATCCTCAGCTACCACGAGGTGGCCGAGCGCGCGGAGGCGCTGGTCCCGCAGTACGCGGTCTCGCCGACGAGCTTCCTGCGGCAGATGGACTGGCTCCGCAACCACGGCTACCGCTTCGTCTCGGTGGACGACCTGCTGGCCGCGCGCGAGGGGCGCCGCCCGCTGCCGCCCAAGGCGGTGCTGGTCACGTTCGACGACGCGTACCAGTCGGTCTACCGGAACGCCTGGCCGATCCTGAAGATGTTCCGCATCCCGGCGGTCATCAACGTGGTGGCCGGGTGGCTCGAGGAGAAGGGGACCGTCGACTTCGACGGCAAGAAGCTGCCGCGAGAGCGGCTCCTCTCCTGGAGCGAGCTGCGCGAGCTCGCGGCGAGCGGGCTCGTCGAGGTGGGCAGCCACAGCTTCGACCTGCACAAGGGCATCCCGGGCAACCCGCAGGGCAACCTCGAGCCGGCCGGGACCACGCGGCGCTACGAGCCCGGCGCGCGGCGCTACGAGGACGAGGCCACCTACCGGCGGCGCATCCAGGCGGACCTGGAGCGCAGCGTGGCGCTCATCCGGCGAAACACCGGCCGGGCGCCGCGCGTGGTCGCCTGGCCGTACGGGCGCTACAACGCGACCACGCGCGAGACCGCCGAGCGGCTCGGGATGCGCGTCGGCCTGACGCTGGACGACGGCGCCAACACCCGCGACACGCCGCTGTGGGGCCTGCGCCGGATCCTGGTCGAGGGCGGGATGGCGCTCTGGGACGTGGAGCGCGAGATCGCCATCCGCAACGCCGACCTCTCCGACAACGACCGCCCGCAGAAGATCATGCACGTGGACCTGGACTACGTGTACGACCCGGACCCGGCGCAGCAGGAGCGCAACCTCGGCCACCTGCTCGACCGCATCGCCGCCATGGGCGTGAACGCGGTCTACCTGCAGGCGTTCTCGGACCCGGACGGCAACGGCTCGGCGGACGCGGTGTACTTCCCGTCCCGCCGCATGCCCATGCGCGCCGACCTGTTCAACCGCGTGGCCTGGCAGATCCGGACGCGCACGCCGGTGAAGCGGCTGTACGCGTGGATGCCGCTGCTGGCCTGGGAGCTGCCGAAGGCCGATCCGGCCGCGCAGGACCAGGTGGTGACGCTGGCCGGCGATCGCACCGACCGCGTCAACATGGGGTACCACCGCCTGTCGCCGTTCTCGGCCCGGGCGCGCGAGGCCATCCGCGAGCTGTACCAGGACCTGGCGCGCTCGGCCGCGTTCGACGGGCTGCTCTTCCACGACGACGCCACGCTCTCCGACTTCGAGGACGCCAGCCCCGCGGCGCTGGCGCAGTACCGGGCCTGGGGCCTCCCCGGGAGCGTCGAGGAGATCCGCCGGAGCGACGACCTGCTGGGCCGCTGGACCATCCTGAAGATCAACGCCATCGACGACCTCGCCATGGAGACCGCCGCGGTGGTGCGCGCGCAGCAGCCCGCGCTGGTGGTCGCGCGCAACCTCTACGCGCGCGTGGCGCTCAACCCCAAGGCGGAGGTCTGGTACTCGCAGGCGCTCGACAACTCCATCGCCCGCTACGACTTCACCGCCATCATGGCCATGCCGTACATGGAGAAGGCCGCCGACCACGCGGCCTTCTTCCACGAGCTGGTGCGGGCGGTCGAGTACCGCGACGCGATGAAGAAGGTGGTGTTCGAGCTGCAGGCGGTGGACTGGCGCGACGGCAACAAGCCCATCCCCAGCCACGAGCTCGCCGACACCATCCGGTCGCTGTACGCGATGGGCGTCATGCACGTCGGCTACTACCCCGACGCGCTGTTCGCCGGGCAGCCGGATCCGCGGGTCCTGAAGCCGGTGCTCGACTCGAAGCCGAACGCCCCCGCCGTGCGCTGA